The proteins below are encoded in one region of Brachyspira intermedia PWS/A:
- the rplP gene encoding 50S ribosomal protein L16, whose protein sequence is MLQPSRMKYRKHHRGRMKGKSKRGSNLTFGDYGLMALEPVWLTDRQIEAARIAISRHVKRVGKMWIKVFPDKPYTKKPAETRMGKGKGNVEYWVAVVKPGKVIFEIAGVPEELAQSAFRLAGFKLPIKTKFIKREAI, encoded by the coding sequence ATGTTACAACCATCAAGAATGAAATATCGTAAACATCATAGAGGCAGAATGAAAGGCAAATCTAAGAGAGGAAGTAATTTGACTTTCGGAGATTATGGTCTTATGGCATTAGAGCCTGTATGGCTTACAGATAGACAAATTGAGGCTGCACGTATTGCTATATCAAGACATGTTAAGCGTGTAGGTAAAATGTGGATAAAAGTATTTCCTGATAAGCCTTATACTAAAAAACCTGCTGAAACTAGAATGGGTAAAGGTAAAGGTAACGTTGAATATTGGGTAGCTGTAGTTAAGCCTGGAAAAGTAATATTTGAAATAGCAGGTGTTCCAGAAGAATTAGCTCAATCAGCTTTCAGACTAGCTGGTTTCAAGCTCCCTATCAAAACTAAGTTCATTAAGAGGGAGGCTATATAA
- the rpmC gene encoding 50S ribosomal protein L29, whose translation MAKNTKDYKSLGLEELKGELLKLEKEYQEHRFEKVVGDARQTHQLKKARKDIARVKTFIRQHELGIKK comes from the coding sequence ATGGCTAAGAACACTAAAGATTATAAGTCATTAGGTTTAGAAGAGCTTAAAGGTGAACTTCTAAAATTAGAAAAAGAATATCAAGAGCATAGATTTGAAAAAGTAGTTGGTGATGCTAGACAAACTCATCAATTAAAGAAAGCTCGTAAAGATATAGCTAGAGTTAAGACATTTATTCGTCAGCATGAACTTGGCATAAAAAAATAG
- the rpsC gene encoding 30S ribosomal protein S3, with protein sequence MGQKVSPIGLRLGINKTWSSKWFEDSRTYADSLHEDLSIRRYIMNYYYKTLKEEQKKIGGKKESFDPAISDIQIVRFPDRINIFISTARAGVVIGPKGQRVETVKTTVQKMVKKPVHFSITEIRDAELDANLAAQSVARQLEMRVAFRRAMKSVITQAMKKGAKGIKVMCSGRLAGADIARTEQYKNGSVPLHTLRANIDYGTAEALTTFGIIGIKVWIYKGEILDKKEHKQDDAGKVISAKGDR encoded by the coding sequence ATGGGTCAAAAGGTTAGTCCAATAGGCTTAAGACTCGGAATTAACAAAACTTGGTCTAGTAAATGGTTTGAAGATAGCAGAACTTATGCAGACAGTTTGCATGAAGATTTATCTATCAGACGTTATATAATGAATTATTATTATAAAACATTAAAAGAAGAACAAAAGAAAATCGGCGGAAAAAAAGAGTCTTTTGACCCTGCTATATCTGATATACAAATAGTACGTTTCCCAGATAGAATCAATATTTTCATCTCTACTGCAAGAGCAGGAGTTGTAATAGGTCCTAAAGGACAGAGAGTTGAAACTGTAAAAACAACTGTTCAGAAAATGGTTAAAAAACCAGTTCATTTCTCTATTACAGAAATAAGAGATGCAGAGTTAGATGCTAATTTAGCAGCACAAAGCGTAGCTCGTCAATTAGAAATGCGTGTTGCTTTCAGAAGAGCTATGAAAAGTGTTATAACTCAGGCTATGAAGAAAGGTGCTAAAGGTATAAAAGTTATGTGTTCTGGTCGTTTAGCAGGTGCTGATATTGCTAGAACAGAACAATACAAAAATGGTTCAGTACCATTACATACATTGAGAGCTAATATAGATTATGGCACTGCAGAAGCACTTACTACATTCGGTATTATCGGAATAAAAGTGTGGATCTATAAGGGTGAAATTCTTGATAAGAAAGAACATAAACAAGATGATGCAGGTAAAGTTATCAGTGCCAAAGGAGATAGATAA
- the rpsQ gene encoding 30S ribosomal protein S17 — MESKAKKYKRVLEGIVVSDKMDKTIVVKVESKQKHPLYGKTISKNKRYKAHDEKNECHEGDLVRVIECRPLSKDKKFRLTKIIKKAERIEKDSIDSDVENVLKREKHAPEAAVSSQVEGE, encoded by the coding sequence GTGGAAAGCAAAGCAAAAAAATATAAAAGAGTACTTGAGGGAATTGTAGTTTCTGATAAAATGGATAAAACTATAGTTGTTAAAGTAGAAAGCAAGCAGAAACACCCGCTTTATGGTAAAACTATTAGTAAAAATAAAAGATATAAAGCTCATGATGAAAAAAATGAATGTCATGAAGGTGATTTAGTAAGAGTGATAGAGTGCAGACCTCTTAGTAAAGATAAAAAATTCAGATTAACAAAAATAATCAAAAAAGCAGAGCGTATAGAAAAAGATTCTATAGACAGCGATGTAGAGAATGTTTTAAAACGTGAAAAACATGCTCCAGAAGCAGCAGTTTCTTCACAGGTTGAAGGAGAGTAA